The Acidobacteriota bacterium region TCGCACTGCTTTTCTTGGCAGGTTCAGCTTCGGCGGATTTTGTCAGCCGCGACTTTGACGGCGACGGCCGGTCGGACTATGCGGTCTTTCGTCCGTCAAGCGGCACGTTCTATTACATCAGCAGCGCAACCGGGGCGTTCGTGGCGGTTCAGTGGGGACAAGCCTGCGACCGCGTCATTGACGGCGATTTCGACGGTGACGGCCGCGCCGACATTGCGATTTGGCGGCCCTCGACCGGAACCTGGTGGGTCAGGCCAAGCCAAACGCCCACAATTCCTTTGGTGCGGACTTGGGGAAATGTCTCTTTTGGGGATATTCCGGCTCCGGGTGATCGCGACGGCGACGGAAAAACGGACATGATAGTCTATCGTCCCGGCGCGCCCGGAAATTGGTGGGTGCTCAAGAGCAACAGCAACTGGACGACCTCGGACCCGGTCTTCGCATTCGGAACCACCGACGACATCCCGCTGTCGGCCGCCTACAAAGACTGCAGTTGTCCGTAAATGCAACTAAGCCGCCTGGAGCGCAAGCATCCCTGCTTGCCACGGCGCCCCGCGCCGTCAAGCCGATGCGCTCCGGCGCGGCGAATTCAAAAGGCCTTTTTCGCGCCGCGACTGCAGCGCAAGCATCCCCAATGCAGAAACGCGCACGAAGTAAGCGTGCATCGCCGCGACTGGAGCGCAAGCGTCCCCGCTTGCCATGAGCGCCAAGCGCGAAAAAGCCGTCAGCATTCAAGGCGCCGTATCCCATCGGCCCTACGGCGCCAAGCGCCGTTGCAAGCGGGGACGCTTGCGCTCCAGTCGCGAAGCGCGAAAAGGCGTTGGCGTTCGAGGGGCCGGGCTGTGTTGCAACCGGGGGACGCTTGCATTGCAACCACTATCATCCGCAGCCGGATTTGGGTGGAGATTTTCCTTGCATTCCGTAAACAATACTAACTACAATTCACCGGGTCAGAAAAAGACATTGACAGGAATTGCATTTGCTCGAATGCGTTACTATTACTCAAATAGCCTCATTGGATTCTTTGCGGACTCTCCGGAGCATATTCTTGGGACAATTCAGGGCAACACGCCTTTCGATATTCGTCCGACCGAAACCGATGCCTGGACAGCACAGATCGAGATCTTGAAGAATTCGATAAGCGTTCAAGAAGGCGAGGAAGGCGAGATTTTTTTCGAATACGCGATTCCGCGTATGGGTCGAAGGGTTGACGTCGTGATCGTTACACGCCGGATTATTCTGGTTATCGAATTCAAGGTTGGCAAGCGAGAGTTCCAAACTCAAGACATTGATCAGGTCTGGGACTATGCACTCGACTTAAAGAACTTTCACGAAACGAGCCACTTGCCAATGCTCGCGCCAATTCTAGTAGCAACGGAAGCGCCCGACCAGAAAGAGCAAGACGCCTTCACCGTCGACCTTGACCAACTTATCAAACCAATTACGACGAACGCTAACCAACTTGGGGCCTTATTGGGCAACCTATTCAGTTTTGCCGTTGAAAACAATGTCGACACCGAAAATTGGGCGGATGGATCCTACTCGCCGACCCCGACGATTATCGAGGCCGCTGTGGCTCTATATAACCAACATTCGGTCTCTGAAATTACAAGTAAGGCTGCGTCTGCAAGAAACTTACGCGAAACGAACAGAAAAATTTCAGAAGTTATTCGTAACGCTAGGCTCAATAGTGAAAAGGCGATTTGTTTCGTGACGGGCGTTCCTGGCGCTGGCAAAACACTTGTTGGCCTTGATATCGCAACGAATCATTTGGACGAAGTGAAGGGAACAAAAAGCGTGTTTCTATCTGGCAACGGCCCACTTGTCGCTATTCTCCGTGAAGCGCTCGCTCGCGATTCGGTTAGACGAAAGAAAGAAATCGGAGAACGAAAACGCCTTGGGGATGCTAGACGCGAAGCGGCCGCTTTCATTCAGCCAGTTCATCACTATAGAGATACCTACTTGAAGGATACGAGCGCACCCTTCGACAACATTGCGATCTTTGACGAGGCGCAGCGCGCTTGGGACCTCGAACAAACGAGGAGCTTCTTAAAACGGAAACGTGGGCTTGCAAATTTTGATAAATCCGAACCGGAGTTTCTAATATCCTGCCTTGAACGCCATCAGGATTGGGCGGTAATAATTTGCCTTGTCGGCGGGGGTCAAGAGATTCACCGGGGTGAAGCGGGAATTAGTGAATGGATTGACGCACTCAATCGTTCATTTCCGCATTGGAAGATATACATCTCCGATCGACTTAACGACTCCGAGTACTCCGCTGGCCACGCACTCGATCGAATTGAAAGGAAGGAGAACCTTAATGTCTCCGAAAGCCTCCACCTTTCCGTTTCAATGCGATCATATCGAGCTGAGAATGTTTCGAAACTTGTGAAGAATTTACTAGATATTGAGCCTGTTGACGCACGTGAG contains the following coding sequences:
- a CDS encoding VCBS repeat-containing protein; its protein translation is MRKNLISSIFMSSIALLFLAGSASADFVSRDFDGDGRSDYAVFRPSSGTFYYISSATGAFVAVQWGQACDRVIDGDFDGDGRADIAIWRPSTGTWWVRPSQTPTIPLVRTWGNVSFGDIPAPGDRDGDGKTDMIVYRPGAPGNWWVLKSNSNWTTSDPVFAFGTTDDIPLSAAYKDCSCP
- a CDS encoding DUF2075 domain-containing protein, translated to MRYYYSNSLIGFFADSPEHILGTIQGNTPFDIRPTETDAWTAQIEILKNSISVQEGEEGEIFFEYAIPRMGRRVDVVIVTRRIILVIEFKVGKREFQTQDIDQVWDYALDLKNFHETSHLPMLAPILVATEAPDQKEQDAFTVDLDQLIKPITTNANQLGALLGNLFSFAVENNVDTENWADGSYSPTPTIIEAAVALYNQHSVSEITSKAASARNLRETNRKISEVIRNARLNSEKAICFVTGVPGAGKTLVGLDIATNHLDEVKGTKSVFLSGNGPLVAILREALARDSVRRKKEIGERKRLGDARREAAAFIQPVHHYRDTYLKDTSAPFDNIAIFDEAQRAWDLEQTRSFLKRKRGLANFDKSEPEFLISCLERHQDWAVIICLVGGGQEIHRGEAGISEWIDALNRSFPHWKIYISDRLNDSEYSAGHALDRIERKENLNVSESLHLSVSMRSYRAENVSKLVKNLLDIEPVDAREELEKLNKRFPVVLTRNVEDAKRWLREKARGSERFGMVVSSNAYRLKPHAIDVRVQTDPVKWFLEGKEDVRSSYFLEDVATEFQVQGLELDWACVTWDADFRYTNVGWDGYSFVGTKWQRVLKEERKQYLINAYRVLLTRARQGMVVVVPRGDKNDDTRLPAFYDSTYQYLSRIGFSRLESA